The Arachis hypogaea cultivar Tifrunner chromosome 16, arahy.Tifrunner.gnm2.J5K5, whole genome shotgun sequence genome contains a region encoding:
- the LOC112756929 gene encoding protein FAR1-RELATED SEQUENCE 5-like, with the protein MRKDAKIPINQSLHCTREGYRESRVKAATRSNRITATRCKARMYVMLDREKECWVVSKVELRHSHPCSADKAVHYHEYRELTMHAKCVITDNDEAGIRPNKTYLALTNEVGGSSNLSFSENDVRNYITSNLRCSDDNADFNGMMNYFVRMKEINPNFFYAIDVDDANKFRNALWVDARCRASYEYYGDVVSFNTTYRRNRHGLPFASFVGVNHHGKSTLLGCALLGNEEIPSFEWVFTQWVRCIGTAPKGIITDQCKVMAGAIRKVLPDTVHRWCI; encoded by the exons ATGCGGAAGGATGCAAAGATACCCATTAATCAGTCTCTTCACTGCACTCGGGAGGGTTATCGAGAATCTCGTGTTAAGGCAGCAACTAGGTCAAATAGAATAACAGCCACGAGATGCAAAGCAAGAATGTATGTCATGCTGGACAGGGAGAAGGAATGTTGGGTTGTGTCCAAGGTAGAATTGAGGCATTCTCACCCCTGTTCGGCTGATAAAGCTGTCCACTATCATGAGTACCGGGAGCTGACCATGCATGCCAAGTGCGTCATTACGGATAACGATGAGGCTGGCATAAGACCCAACAAGACGTATCTAGCACTTACAAACGAAGTTGGTGGGTCTTCAAACCTGAGTTTCTCAGAAAATGATGTCAGAAATTACATTACAAGCAATCTCCGATGCTCCGATGACAATGCGGACTTCAATGGGATGATGAATTATTTCGTTCGAATGAAGGAAATCAATCCCAACTTCTTTTATGCCATAGATGTTGACGATGCTAATAAATTTAGGAACGCactctgggtagatgcaaggtgcAGGGCTTCGTATGAATATTACGGAGATGTGGTGTCGTTCAATACCACGTACAGGAGAAACAG GCATGGTCTACCGTTTGCTTCTTTTGTCGGTGTAAACCACCATGGGAAGTCAACCCTTCTTGGCTGTGCTTTACTTGGCAATGAGGAGATCCCTAGTTTTGAGTGGGTGTTCACACAGTGGGTGAGATGCATTGGGACTGCGCCAAAGGGTATCATTACTGACCAGTGCAAGGTGATGGCTGGTGCTATAAGGAAAGTCCTACCTGATACTGTCCACAGATGGTGCATTTGA